From Prinia subflava isolate CZ2003 ecotype Zambia chromosome 20, Cam_Psub_1.2, whole genome shotgun sequence, the proteins below share one genomic window:
- the RBMX2 gene encoding RNA-binding motif protein, X-linked 2, whose translation MNPLTKVKLINELNAREAELGVQEAVSWHAEYKDSAWIFVGGLHYELTEGDVICVFSQYGEVVNINLVRDKKTGKSKGFCFLCYEDQRSTILAVDNFNGIKIKGRTIRVDHVANYRPPKESEDWDDVTRALHAKGCGVKTPPHTSSDSLSEDEDVPVKKEKVPEKQRSRAERSKSSPQAGKRVSTEEPHPRIKKEKEDPGYERYAHGSSDRNTGSRTQRDEEQRQHQRHSDRRGDKNCHQQRSQSSSWEEREKREEAGRRGDRHSSRQDASPRGGRSRDSHSRHRERGSGRDSGRC comes from the exons atgaA CCCCCTGACAAAGGTGAAGCTGATCAATGAGCTGAACGCGCGGGAGGCGGAGCTGGGCGTGCAAGAGGCGGTGTCGTGGCACGCGGAGTACAAGGACAGCGCGTGGATCTTTGTGG GCGGGCTGCACTACGAGCTGACGGAGGGCGATGTCATCTGCGTGTTCTCGCA GTATGGCGAGGTCGTCAACATCAACCTCGTGCGGGACAAGAAGACCGGGAAGTCCAAGGGCTTCTGCTTCCTGTGCTATGAGGACCAGAGGAGCACCATTCTGGCTGTGGATAACTTCAATGGGATCAAG ATCAAGGGACGGACCATCCGTGTGGACCACGTCGCCAACTACCGTCCCCCTAAGGAGTCCGAGGACTGGGATGACGTGACCAGAGCCCTCCATGCCAAGGGCTGCGGGGTCAAAACGCCACCTCACACCTCATCCGACTCCCTGTCTGAGGATGAGGATGTGCCcgtgaaaaaggagaaag TTCCAGAGAAGCAGCGGAGCAGAGCTGAACGGTCAAAGTCAAGCCCACAAGCTGGGAAGCGGGTGAGCACGGAGGAGCCCCATCCCAGGAtcaagaaggagaaggaggaccCTGGGTACGAGCGCTATGCTCACGGGAGCTCCGACAGGAACACCGGCAGCAGGACACAGCGAGATGAGGAGCAGCGGCAGCACCAGCGGCACTCAGACAGGAGGGGCGACAAGAACTGCCACCAGCagaggagccagagcagctcctgggaggagcgagagaagagggaggaggctgggaggaggggCGACAGGCACAGCAGTCGGCAAGACGCGTCCCCTAGGGGAGGCAGATCCCGGGACTCCCATTCCAGGCACAGGGAGCGGGGCTCTGGCAGAGACTCTGGCCGCTGCTGA
- the RAB33A gene encoding ras-related protein Rab-33A, which translates to MAAGGGGERPPGPDAVLEPYVQTRIFKIIVIGDSNVGKTCLTFRFCGGTFPGKTEATIGVDFREKTVEIEGERIKVQVWDTAGQERFRKSMVEHYYRNVHAVVFVYDVTKMSSFTNLKTWIEECNGHAVPPLVPRVLVGNKCDLKDLIQVPSSLALKFADAHNMLLFETSAKDPQESQNVDAIFMCLVCRLKAQRSLPCRDTEGWPAQPQPHTRRLDEASGKSSCPC; encoded by the exons ATGGCGGCGGGCGGTGGCGGGGAGCGACCGCCGGGCCCCGACGCCGTGCTGGAGCCCTACGTGCAGACCCGCATCTTCAAAATCATCGTGATCGGAGACTCCAACGTGGGCAAGACATGCCTGACCTTCCGCTTCTGCGGGGGCACCTTCCCCGGCAAGACCGAGGCCACCATCGGCGTGGACTTCCGCGAGAAGACGGTGGAGATCGAGGGGGAGCGCATCAAG GTGCAAGTGTGGGACACCGCTGGCCAGGAAAGGTTTCGGAAGAGCATGGTGGAGCACTACTACCGCAATGTGCACGCCGTGGTCTTCGTGTATGATGTGACCAAGATGAGCTCCTTCACCAACCTCAAGACGTGGATCGAGGAGTGCAACGGGCACGCGGTGCCCCCGCTCGTCCCCAGGGTGCTTGTGGGGAACAAGTGTGACTTGAAAGACCTGATCCAGGtgccatccagcctggccctcaAGTTCGCCGATGCTCACAACATGCTTTTGTTTGAGACCTCGGCCAAGGACCCACAGGAGAGCCAGAACGTGGACGCGATTTTCATGTGCCTGGTGTGCCGGCTGAAGGCGCAGCGCTCGCTGCCCTGCCGGGATACAGAGGgctggccagcacagccccagccgCACACCCGGCGGCTGGACGAGGCCAGCGGGAAAAGCTCCTGCCCGTGTTGA
- the MARS2 gene encoding methionine--tRNA ligase, mitochondrial isoform X2 — MWRPPRRLPPPLRRAAATGPGRRLLLSTPVFYANGPPHIGHLYSALLADALLRHRRLRAAGPARLCTGTDEHGLKIQQAAAAAGTSPAELCERVSGLFRRALTQAGVAYTDFTRTSEPRHQRAVRHFWGALRDGGVLYKGAYEGWYCTPEESFLPESQLAERTDAQGRPCKVSLETGHEVHWTKEENYMFRLSAFRDALQNWLRDNPRAIFPHPFYQCVLRWLDEDLPDLSVSRERSRLQWGIPVPGDPTQTIYVWVDALVNYLSAVGYPESHGTWWPAVHHIVGKDILKFHALYWPALLLAAGLEPPERILVHSHWTVQGQKMSKSLGNVVDPGVCVGQYGVDGFRYFLLRQGVPERDCDYYDEKVVKLVNSELADALGGLLNRTTAPSINPSNTYPRFSEPCFPKVLDSREAKGTGKACAEDYELVAAVASLPAQVDSYFESFQIYKALECIAQCVRQTNGFFQRHRPWKLDRRDAAEQLWLDTILHITLECLRVYGTLLQPVVPHIADKLLSRLAVGPGERGLSGLIFLARYDGKPCPFEGRQLGPDTGILFHRLGKSETMKKRKQEARVPDKQLL, encoded by the exons ATGTggcggccgccccgccgcctcccgcccccgctccgccgcgccgccgccaccgggcccggccgccgcctGCTGCTCTCCACCCCTGTGTTCTACGCGAACGGGCCGCCGCACATCGGGCACCTGTACTCGGCGCTGCTGGCCGATGCGCTGCTCCGCCACCGCCGCCTGCGCGCCGCCGGTCCGGCCCGCCTCTGTACGG GGACCGACGAGCATGGGCTGAAGATCCAGCAggccgcggccgcggcggggACGTCGCCCGCGGAGCTCTGCGAGCGGGTCTCGGGGCTCTTCCGCCGGGCCCTCACCCAGGCCGGTGTCGCCTACACGGACTTCACGCGCACCAGCGAGCCCCGGCACCAGCGAGCCGTGAGGCACTTCTGGGGGGCCCTCCGCGATGGAGGGGTGCTCTACAAGGGCGCCTACGAGGGCTGGTACTGCACACCCGAGGAGAGCTTCCTGCCCGAGAGCCAGCTGGCCGAGCGCACGGACGCCCAGGGCCGCCCCTGCAAGGTGTCCTTGGAGACTGGCCACGAG gTGCACTGGACCAAGGAGGAGAATTACATGTTCAGGCTATCAGCGTTCCGGGATGCCTTGCAGAACTGGCTCCGGGACAACCCACGTGCCATTTTTCCTCACCCTTTCTACCAGTGCGTGCTCCGCTGGCTGGACGAGGACTTGCCAGACCTGTCAGTGTCCCGCGAGCGGAGCCGGCTGCAGTGGGGCATTCCTGTGCCCGGTGACCCCACACAGACCATCTACGTCTGGGTGGATGCCCTGGTGAACTACCTGAGCGCGGTGGGGTACCCCGAGAGCCATGGCACGTGGTGGCCAGCAGTGCACCACATCGTGGGCAAGGACATCCTCAAGTTCCACGCGCTGTACTGGCCGGCGCTGCTGCTGgcggcagggctggagccccctGAGCGCATCCTGGTGCACTCACACTGGactgtgcagggccagaagaTGTCCAAGAGCCTGGGCAATGTGGTGGACCCCGGCGTGTGTGTGGGGCAGTACGGTGTGGATGGGTTCCGGTACTTCCTCCTGCGGCAGGGCGTCCCGGAGAGGGATTGTGACTACTATGATGAGAAGGTGGTGAAGTTGGTGAATTCAGAGCTGGCAGATGCTCTCGGGGGGCTGCTGAATCGTACAACAGCCCCCAGCATTAACCCCAGCAACACCTACCCACGCTTCTCAGAGCCCTGTTTCCCAAAGGTCCTGGATTCCAGGGAGGCAAAAGGCACAGGCAAGGCGTGTGCTGAGGACTATGAGCTCGTGGCAGCAGTGGCCTCGCTGCCTGCACAGGTGGACAGTTATTTCGAAAGCTTCCAGATCTACAAGGCTTTGGAATGTATTGCCCAGTGTGTGAGGCAGACCAATGGCTTCTTCCAGAGGCACAGGCCTTGGAAGCTGGACCGAAgggatgctgcagagcagctctggctggacACCATTCTCCACATCACGCTGGAGTGCCTGCGTGTGTACGGGacactcctgcagcctgtggtcCCACACATTGCAGACAAGCTGCTGTCCCGGCTGGCTGTTGGGCCAGGAGAGAGAGGTCTCTCTGGTCTGATATTCCTTGCACGCTATGATGGAAAGCCATGTCCCTTCGAGGGGAGGCAGCTTGGACCTGACACTGGCATCTTGTTCCACAGGCTGGGCAAGTCGGAAACTATGAAGAAGAGAAAGCAAGAAGCTCGAGTCCCTGACAAACAGCTTCTGTGA
- the MARS2 gene encoding methionine--tRNA ligase, mitochondrial isoform X1 yields the protein MWRPPRRLPPPLRRAAATGPGRRLLLSTPVFYANGPPHIGHLYSALLADALLRHRRLRAAGPARLWTDEHGLKIQQAAAAAGTSPAELCERVSGLFRRALTQAGVAYTDFTRTSEPRHQRAVRHFWGALRDGGVLYKGAYEGWYCTPEESFLPESQLAERTDAQGRPCKVSLETGHEVHWTKEENYMFRLSAFRDALQNWLRDNPRAIFPHPFYQCVLRWLDEDLPDLSVSRERSRLQWGIPVPGDPTQTIYVWVDALVNYLSAVGYPESHGTWWPAVHHIVGKDILKFHALYWPALLLAAGLEPPERILVHSHWTVQGQKMSKSLGNVVDPGVCVGQYGVDGFRYFLLRQGVPERDCDYYDEKVVKLVNSELADALGGLLNRTTAPSINPSNTYPRFSEPCFPKVLDSREAKGTGKACAEDYELVAAVASLPAQVDSYFESFQIYKALECIAQCVRQTNGFFQRHRPWKLDRRDAAEQLWLDTILHITLECLRVYGTLLQPVVPHIADKLLSRLAVGPGERGLSGLIFLARYDGKPCPFEGRQLGPDTGILFHRLGKSETMKKRKQEARVPDKQLL from the exons ATGTggcggccgccccgccgcctcccgcccccgctccgccgcgccgccgccaccgggcccggccgccgcctGCTGCTCTCCACCCCTGTGTTCTACGCGAACGGGCCGCCGCACATCGGGCACCTGTACTCGGCGCTGCTGGCCGATGCGCTGCTCCGCCACCGCCGCCTGCGCGCCGCCGGTCCGGCCCGCCTCT GGACCGACGAGCATGGGCTGAAGATCCAGCAggccgcggccgcggcggggACGTCGCCCGCGGAGCTCTGCGAGCGGGTCTCGGGGCTCTTCCGCCGGGCCCTCACCCAGGCCGGTGTCGCCTACACGGACTTCACGCGCACCAGCGAGCCCCGGCACCAGCGAGCCGTGAGGCACTTCTGGGGGGCCCTCCGCGATGGAGGGGTGCTCTACAAGGGCGCCTACGAGGGCTGGTACTGCACACCCGAGGAGAGCTTCCTGCCCGAGAGCCAGCTGGCCGAGCGCACGGACGCCCAGGGCCGCCCCTGCAAGGTGTCCTTGGAGACTGGCCACGAG gTGCACTGGACCAAGGAGGAGAATTACATGTTCAGGCTATCAGCGTTCCGGGATGCCTTGCAGAACTGGCTCCGGGACAACCCACGTGCCATTTTTCCTCACCCTTTCTACCAGTGCGTGCTCCGCTGGCTGGACGAGGACTTGCCAGACCTGTCAGTGTCCCGCGAGCGGAGCCGGCTGCAGTGGGGCATTCCTGTGCCCGGTGACCCCACACAGACCATCTACGTCTGGGTGGATGCCCTGGTGAACTACCTGAGCGCGGTGGGGTACCCCGAGAGCCATGGCACGTGGTGGCCAGCAGTGCACCACATCGTGGGCAAGGACATCCTCAAGTTCCACGCGCTGTACTGGCCGGCGCTGCTGCTGgcggcagggctggagccccctGAGCGCATCCTGGTGCACTCACACTGGactgtgcagggccagaagaTGTCCAAGAGCCTGGGCAATGTGGTGGACCCCGGCGTGTGTGTGGGGCAGTACGGTGTGGATGGGTTCCGGTACTTCCTCCTGCGGCAGGGCGTCCCGGAGAGGGATTGTGACTACTATGATGAGAAGGTGGTGAAGTTGGTGAATTCAGAGCTGGCAGATGCTCTCGGGGGGCTGCTGAATCGTACAACAGCCCCCAGCATTAACCCCAGCAACACCTACCCACGCTTCTCAGAGCCCTGTTTCCCAAAGGTCCTGGATTCCAGGGAGGCAAAAGGCACAGGCAAGGCGTGTGCTGAGGACTATGAGCTCGTGGCAGCAGTGGCCTCGCTGCCTGCACAGGTGGACAGTTATTTCGAAAGCTTCCAGATCTACAAGGCTTTGGAATGTATTGCCCAGTGTGTGAGGCAGACCAATGGCTTCTTCCAGAGGCACAGGCCTTGGAAGCTGGACCGAAgggatgctgcagagcagctctggctggacACCATTCTCCACATCACGCTGGAGTGCCTGCGTGTGTACGGGacactcctgcagcctgtggtcCCACACATTGCAGACAAGCTGCTGTCCCGGCTGGCTGTTGGGCCAGGAGAGAGAGGTCTCTCTGGTCTGATATTCCTTGCACGCTATGATGGAAAGCCATGTCCCTTCGAGGGGAGGCAGCTTGGACCTGACACTGGCATCTTGTTCCACAGGCTGGGCAAGTCGGAAACTATGAAGAAGAGAAAGCAAGAAGCTCGAGTCCCTGACAAACAGCTTCTGTGA